A stretch of the Chlorobiota bacterium genome encodes the following:
- the rplU gene encoding 50S ribosomal protein L21 yields the protein MQAILNISGSQFCVKKDDSINVPLLKEELGANLTFSDVIATTDGGKLHLGGSVTATVLEHGKDETILVFHKKRRKGYQKLNGHRQPYTRIKITGVSA from the coding sequence ATGCAAGCAATTTTAAATATATCTGGATCGCAATTTTGTGTGAAGAAAGATGATTCAATCAATGTTCCATTGTTAAAAGAGGAACTTGGAGCAAATTTAACATTTAGTGATGTAATTGCAACTACCGATGGTGGTAAATTACATCTTGGAGGTTCAGTTACTGCAACAGTTTTAGAACATGGTAAAGATGAGACTATTCTTGTTTTTCACAAGAAACGTAGAAAAGGTTATCAAAAGTTAAACGGTCACCGTCAACCTTATACAAGAATTAAAATTACAGGAGTTTCTGCATAA
- a CDS encoding 4-hydroxy-3-methylbut-2-enyl diphosphate reductase: MRKFDIPIFYRSSIISSIKNSRKNSDPRRKDLEPSVLDFGPVRFKIARHFGFCFGVENAIEIAYKAIDENPNKRIFLLSEIIHNPHVNIDLANRGIKFIMSDDGKQIISWDELTSDDVVIVPAFGTTLEIQEQLTRIGIDPYKHDSTCPFVEKVWNRTESLGETDFTVVIHGKRKHEETRATFSHSSQNAKTIIVQTMQETQILSGLITGAIPIEEFDHYFSNQVSDNFNPLTDLMKIGVVNQTTMLASETQSIAEVLKKAMINKFGLENIKDHFGDTKDTLCYATNENQNATKTLIENGGNLAIVVGGYNSSNTSHLVELCESKISTFFIKDCEEVISETEINHFSLNLNKVVLTKNWLPKVKNDITEIIITSGASCPDALVDEVILKIVSFYPNSKSIDEALIPFMQ; encoded by the coding sequence ATGAGAAAATTTGACATTCCAATTTTTTATCGGTCTTCAATAATTTCTTCAATTAAGAATTCAAGGAAAAATTCTGATCCAAGAAGAAAAGATTTAGAGCCTTCAGTATTAGATTTCGGACCAGTACGTTTTAAAATTGCAAGACACTTTGGTTTTTGTTTTGGTGTTGAAAATGCCATTGAAATTGCTTACAAAGCAATTGATGAAAATCCAAATAAAAGGATTTTTCTATTATCTGAAATTATTCATAATCCACATGTAAATATAGATTTAGCAAACCGAGGCATTAAATTTATTATGTCTGATGATGGTAAGCAAATTATTTCGTGGGACGAGTTAACATCAGATGATGTTGTAATCGTTCCAGCTTTTGGAACTACATTAGAAATTCAAGAACAATTAACACGAATTGGAATTGACCCATATAAACATGATTCAACATGTCCATTTGTTGAGAAAGTATGGAATAGAACTGAGTCTTTAGGCGAGACAGACTTTACAGTGGTTATACATGGCAAAAGAAAACACGAAGAAACCAGAGCTACATTTTCTCATAGTTCTCAAAATGCTAAAACTATAATTGTGCAAACAATGCAAGAGACTCAGATATTATCAGGGTTAATTACTGGTGCTATTCCAATTGAAGAGTTTGATCATTATTTTTCTAATCAGGTATCCGATAATTTTAATCCATTAACTGATCTAATGAAAATTGGAGTAGTTAACCAAACAACAATGTTAGCTAGTGAAACACAATCTATTGCAGAGGTATTAAAGAAAGCAATGATTAATAAATTTGGTTTGGAAAATATCAAAGATCACTTTGGAGATACTAAGGATACTTTATGCTATGCAACAAACGAGAATCAGAATGCAACAAAAACATTAATTGAAAATGGAGGAAATCTCGCAATAGTTGTAGGAGGCTATAATAGTTCTAATACATCTCATTTAGTTGAATTATGTGAGAGTAAAATTTCAACTTTTTTTATTAAAGACTGTGAAGAAGTAATATCTGAAACTGAGATCAATCATTTTTCTTTAAATTTAAATAAAGTTGTATTAACTAAGAATTGGTTACCTAAAGTTAAAAATGATATAACAGAAATTATTATTACTTCAGGTGCATCTTGCCCAGATGCATTAGTTGATGAAGTAATTTTAAAAATAGTTTCTTTTTATCCAAACTCTAAATCTATTGATGAGGCTTTAATTCCATTTATGCAATAA